A genomic window from Artemia franciscana chromosome 14, ASM3288406v1, whole genome shotgun sequence includes:
- the LOC136035559 gene encoding uncharacterized protein LOC136035559, whose amino-acid sequence MKDRSIKNHGVEAPAAQTEVTDRMYKQLGTMCGVVTKDAVILGNDTRNTAKCEKTHFIAPHIRGVGTGTVLPAITSMKSNMGMNRQVPVMDCIKMLEQYFYQYQMHAGAELIVGGVDSTGVKLYSVSSRSNSDQRPFLAIGSGSSSAITILESQWKPDLTPEEGMRLVRDAVSSGIFNDSSSGGCVELWLITKEGQKFSREIPNKRLGLGTMYSG is encoded by the coding sequence ATGAAAGACAGAAGTATTAAAAATCATGGTGTGGAGGCTCCTGCTGCTCAAACAGAAGTTACGGATAGAATGTATAAACAACTAGGAACCATGTGTGGAGTTGTCACTAAAGATGCTGTTATTCTTGGAAATGACACCAGAAATACtgcaaaatgtgaaaaaacacattttattgCCCCGCATATTAGGGGTGTTGGTACTGGCACCGTTTTACCAGCGATTACAAGTATGAAAAGTAACATGGGGATGAATAGACAAGTTCCAGTAATGGATTGTATCAAGATGCTAGAACAGTATTTTTACCAATACCAAATGCATGCTGGAGCGGAATTAATTGTTGGGGGTGTAGACTCAACTGGTGTGAAGCTATACAGTGTTTCTTCACGCAGCAATTCGGATCAGAGACCTTTCTTAGCCATTGGGTCAGGATCCAGTTCAGCCATTACAATCTTAGAATCGCAATGGAAACCTGATTTGACGCCTGAAGAAGGCATGAGGCTTGTCCGTGACGCAGTTTCTTCAGGCATTTTCAACGATTCGAGCTCAGGTGGATGCGTGGAATTGTGGCTTATCACGAAGGAAGGACAGAAATTCTCAAGGGAAATACCTAACAAAAGACTCGGACTCGGAACAATGTATTCGGGATAG